In Gaiellales bacterium, the genomic stretch GTACTCCGCCGTCATCGTGACAGGGTCGGTGCCGGGGAGAGCGGCCGCGATCACCGCGAGGACGACGACCGCCTCGCGCCAGCGCCGCTTCATCACCGACGAGCGCAGGATGCCGACGCGGCCGAGCATCATCATCACGACCGGCAGCTCGAACACCAGCCCCATCGCGAGCTCCGTGTACGCCACGAAGTGGATGAAGTCACTCGCTCTCGGGAAGTAGTGGACGACGCTGCTGTTGTAGTTCACGAGGAACTTGAGGGCGGCCGGGACGACGATGAACCAGCCGAAGACGACGCCGATCAGGAAGAGGGCCGGGATCAGCAGCAGCATCGGCCGGATCGTCTTCTGCGACTCCTCCGAGAACGCCGGGATGATGTACGCGTAGAACTGGTAGCTCAGGATCGGCAGGCTGATCAGCAGCCCGGCGTACACCGAGATCGTGATCGCGTTGAAGAACGCCTCGCCCGGGGCGAAGGTGTACAGCTTGCGGTGGCCCTCCGGCAGGGCACTCGTCAGCAGGTGGTAGATCCGGTGGTTCTCGTAATAGGCGGCCGAGACCGCCACCACGAGCACCGAGATCGAGACGATCAGCCGCGTGCGCAGTTCATCCAGATGCTCGACGAGCGTGAGCTCGTCGTCTGGCTGTGCGCGCTTGATCCGCGCCATTGCGGATTACTCGCTCGCGCGAGGAGTCTGGTCGGGCGGGACGTACGCCGGTGGCGGCGTATACGACTGCGGCGGCGTGTAGTTCGGCTGCGGCGGGTTCAGCGCCGAGGCCTGGCTCGTCGAGCCGCTGTCGTGATCGTCGTTGCCCGTGATCCCGTCCTTGAACTCGCGGATGCCCTTGCCCAGCGAGCGGCCCGCTTCGGGCAGCCGCTTGGGGCCGAGGAAGAGGAGCGCGACGACCAGGACGAGGATGACTTCGGGGAGACCGAGTTGGAACGGCATTGTGCCTCCAGGGTAGCAGACCTCCGGAACGGGGAAAACCCCCGTTGGCTACACTTCGATGGCGCGTCCAATTCGGTTTGGATGCAGTATCTCCCCGAAATTGAAGGACTTAATGCCAGACCTGAGCATCCGTAATCTGCATGCCACGATCGACGGCGCGGAGATCCTTCGCGGGATCGACCTCGACATCGACCGGGGCAGCGTGCACGCCATCATGGGGCCGAACGGCTCCGGCAAGTCCACCCTCGCTCACATCCTCATGGGCCACCCGGCCTA encodes the following:
- the tatC gene encoding twin-arginine translocase subunit TatC gives rise to the protein MARIKRAQPDDELTLVEHLDELRTRLIVSISVLVVAVSAAYYENHRIYHLLTSALPEGHRKLYTFAPGEAFFNAITISVYAGLLISLPILSYQFYAYIIPAFSEESQKTIRPMLLLIPALFLIGVVFGWFIVVPAALKFLVNYNSSVVHYFPRASDFIHFVAYTELAMGLVFELPVVMMMLGRVGILRSSVMKRRWREAVVVLAVIAAALPGTDPVTMTAEYLPMLLLYWISYFLVKAVEPKRGISDILSEPFA
- the tatA gene encoding twin-arginine translocase TatA/TatE family subunit, whose translation is MPFQLGLPEVILVLVVALLFLGPKRLPEAGRSLGKGIREFKDGITGNDDHDSGSTSQASALNPPQPNYTPPQSYTPPPAYVPPDQTPRASE